GATGAAAGAATGCAGCGTGATCAGTTCCATTTAAAGGAAATGAATTCCAAGGGCTGAAACCCTCTCCTTGAGTTGTACCTTTAGCTTCATCCGAGTTGTACACTTGGACATCACTCTCTCTCATCAGTCGTCTTTTTTGACTGGTTCTCTCTCTAGCCCTCTCACTGGCCTTCCTCCTCGACTCCCTCGCCACAGTCGCCCTCTTCTGCTGCTGCACCACCACCCTACTCTTCCCCCTCCTCCCCTTCCCCACCGACGACACGGCCTCCTCCGACATGCACGACTCGCTCAGAGTCGACCCAGCTCGGCCTTTCCCGAGGTCGTGGATGGCCGAGCTGGAGCTGCGTATCAGCCAGTCCACGATCTTGCTGGCCTTGTCGAAGCCCAACAAGTCCTGGAGATCGAAGAATCTCCTCCCGATGTCGAGGGACAGGCGCATCCGCCTGTCCCTCGGCCCGCGGGCAGTGTTGATCTTGTTGTGCATGT
This genomic interval from Salvia splendens isolate huo1 chromosome 13, SspV2, whole genome shotgun sequence contains the following:
- the LOC121760821 gene encoding transcription factor CYCLOIDEA-like; translation: MLSSNSNSCCNHNPNNTPFSENDITSQNPNFLFGLIPNSPNLYFDDFHFLDHTYVNTPPPAPVPAATPSSKKDMHNKINTARGPRDRRMRLSLDIGRRFFDLQDLLGFDKASKIVDWLIRSSSSAIHDLGKGRAGSTLSESCMSEEAVSSVGKGRRGKSRVVVQQQKRATVARESRRKASERARERTSQKRRLMRESDVQVYNSDEAKGTTQGEGFSPWNSFPLNGTDHAAFFHHKPRDAQDFQFRQLTVEP